Genomic window (Euleptes europaea isolate rEulEur1 chromosome 8, rEulEur1.hap1, whole genome shotgun sequence):
ACTAAACATCAGTACAAGAATGACCTACCATTTCTAATGGAATAGATGACAGGAGAttcgggggtgggggctgcctaaTTTGAGCTTTCCGGTTGGTTTTATCAAGTTTTCTAAGTGGCCAGTACAGCTGAAGAAATTACGTATTGTTTTCCCACGTGTCACACAACAGTTCCCAGAAGAAGAGAAATTGAAGCACTCTGTTTTTCAGTAAATATATTCCATATCACAGTATAAAATATTAACACTAGGTTCCAAAGTTCGGTAGACAATTCCACATTCCCGGCTCTACCCTTCTGACGGAAGCCCTCCTACACAGCCTGTGAGGAGAAAAAATTTGTACCCCATGTGTTGAAGCAATTTTGTATAGGTTTCTCTGGCTCCCAGCCACAGGGGTTGGTTTGGAAGAAACAACAATCCTCTCTGAAATGAATCACAAATGCTACAGTAGTATTCCTCCTGTAATCAAACTTTGGCTTATGCTCCTATCTTTACCAAGGATTTGTTATAATAAAGGCACTATAAAACCCATTTCTAAGGTCTGAGCTACTGGTATATAGTTTAATTTCCCCCTTATTTTCAGTTCCATACTTTGTAACACATCAGATCTTAGCTTATTATCCTGGTCTGCACATATATTAAGGATTAGACGTAACAAATACTTGAGGAATTTCCACAAGACTCCATCCGTTTTTGAAATATGTAAGTTGAGGTAGCTTTTGAATTATCTGGATCTGAAAACCAACCACACTCGGTTCTTTTCTGCGATAACATTTATGCAACCCAGTCCTAGGGATGGATTCCACCAACTTTTCTGCTAGGGCCCTGTTGTGACCACCAAGACTTTTCAAGTTATCTGACCCCTGGGTGCACAAAAGCCACATGGAGCAGGTCCTGCAATGGGTAAAGAAATCAGGTGAGACTGAACagaaaaagctggtaggatccagtTTGTAGCATTCATACTGTTCATAGGGTCACTACAAACAACAGCCTTTGCTCAGCTATAGAACTGTGTGCTTTGAGTAAGGGAAATCCCATTCCTACAaacaaaagactttaaaaaaaaagagttgggcAAAAACAGCTGGGCAAGAAAGACAGTCCCAAGAAAATCTTTGTTTTTCatattaaataatttttaaattcatAATTGCTTCTCCTTAGGCTTCCTAAAACGATTAAGGCCTAAAGGGTGCTATCTTTCAAGGCACAGCTGATGCTGTGTCTAGCTAGTCTCTAGCAAAGGAGGGGTTCCCATGTGTGGCCCCGCTCAAGTGAGGAGGTCTACAGTATTGTCGGACTGCATCCCATTTGTGTGCCTATTATGCAGGAGCAAGTCCCAATATAGACACAGGAAGAAAACTTTTGCTAATCAGTTCAGTGGAAGCAGGAATTGGAGAGCTTCCTTTATATGACCGTAACCTCTCTCGGTTTTCGCTTCATGCTTTCCAGTCGGGTTAGCGGTCGGAGGTTTGTCCCTTTCTTGTTGCCCTCCCGAGTCAGCCGGCAATCTTTCTGGAGATCCTTCACGAGCGCCAGCAGTTCCTGTTTCTCAAGCTCTGCCTGCTCCAGTTCCTGACGGTGCTGCCTTTCTGTTGCCATCAGGGTATGTACGTCAGACATCATCCGAGACATCTGACTCTGAAATGCATTAACAATGCAAGttgcttttaaattaaaacagTGCATGTGTTAAACACTCTTTGAAACAACAAATTCAAGAGGGTGACAATTTTCTATTGCGTTTgtgtctttccctccccccaaggaGTTCTGGGAGGGCCCATCTAGTTGTGCTCCCCACTGGAGGGTCTTTCTGTCAGCTGTAACATCCCTGAATCTGTCACTTTGCTACGAAGACTGCAATAATATGCTTCAGAACCTGCACATGCCATTCGCTGCCATCTATTGTTTTGGCTGGGCACCATGCCTCTTCGACCCAGTAGACTGAGGCTCCATACATAGTCCAGACCAGCTCTCTGTTAAGCTCAGCTGACTGCAAACAATGGCTGATTGCAAACAATTAGCAATGCATCAAATCTGAATTTGGATGGGTCCAGACAACAGATTTCCTGAATCTCCCCCACACCCGGATCCATTTCAGACTGGTCCTATACCCTCTAAGATGGACCTGCCTTGCTGCACTGAGTCTCTCTCTGCTGTTCCCCATCTTGCGTGTTCACTAGTGTGAGTCACAGTGGCTTTGCTATCACAGTGAGTGTCAGGTCGTGGATGCTGTTGTGCGCACGGGAAACACTGTTCCAGCAGCCCTGGGTAGTGCTGCCgatagctgcagcagcatttagaTCCTGCTGCCCTGGCAAGCATGGAAAGTACAGGAATGAGAGCTGTTAGTGATTGAAGGGCCGCACAGCAACGAAGACTGAAGGACCATTTGGAATCTGTCCCACTGACAAATCAGAATTATTATGAAGGTCCATTCAATATTCATCTGACTGGTTCGCTTATCGCTAAATAGCTGCTTCCCTGCTTGTCTCGATTTCTGATGGGGGGTACCTGATGGCTCAAAGCACtacttcaaaaacaaaaaaaaatcattgtagCTACTTGAaaacagagttcagtaggcaATAAACTGGACGGAGGCATTGACTCACTAGAAGCAACAATTCACCTAGGAGGTAAATGCAGTACAATACAGTATATCAATTACTCGTATACCTTGAGCTCTTCAATCTCATTTTGCAAAAGACTCTCTTTCTGCACCATATGTCTCCTTTGAGAATCTAATCTGGATTCCATCTCGTGCTTCGCTTCTTCCATTCTGCAGACCATCTCTGACCTAgaaattttgttttgttattaagCCTAAAAATGAAACACTAAAACTACCTACTATTTCTcctcaaaagaaagaaagaaaaaagaaagctgtTCTGACAGTATTTCAAATATTCTTCAGTTGTGGCAAAACAATGATTACCTTCGGAAACTGCTCTGCCAGCTTCTTAGTTCTTCACACAGAAGAAGTTTTTAGAAGAGGCAATTTAGCATCTTGTTGAGAATCTGTCATTTCCAATAATGGCAGAAGCAATAAACACAGGATAGACCGTTGCAAACTCTTTCCAGAACCCTCAAACCAGTTTATCCTGCTTACTTTTCAATAGGTTTTTgtgtgctttcacacacacatgcatatgttTCAAAGTTATGTAATTTAGGAGAGTTTAGCAACTCCCCAAAGTGAAGATGTAATAGGAAAAAGCAACAAGAAAAGATGGTTAAGGTCTGTGATCACAGTAGTGTTAATGCAGGATACAATATTAGAGCACAGATGATCTGTCGGTAAGagttatttaagaagaagaagaagaaaaggaatggTGTACCATCCCATCAAACTGTTTTTTTTGCACTTTTGACAACCTGCATTATTCCAGAATCTTATTTTTAAGTGGAGAGTGTCTGTTTCCAGCTTCACTTACCAAGATCATCAGTGCCGGCTGAGCAACTACAGGAATAAGCTTGGAGATACCAGCAGAAAAGGATGGGAAGAATAGCAAAGCTGCAGGGAGACCAAGACAAAGGGacaaggaaagggaaaagggctGAGTATATTCTAGGCAGATGTGCTAACTGTGCAAGGATGACAACATGCAGGAAATATTTTAACTTGAAGAAAACCCTCAAGTCCACATGAAAAAGTGCCTCGTGGGCAGAGCAGGAACAGAGTAAGCAGAAAATTGTCAATTCGTTGTGCCTGGGCTAGTTGGAGGAACATCAGAGTTCGTTTCCAAATAGTTCTTTTGCATATCAATGGAGTCACAGGCTATTAAAAATACTGGCAATTCAAACAGATACTAGTTACAATAATTAACTATcaatgttaagctgcagtactgcagtcaaaagctctgctcacgacctgagttcgatcccgacggaagtcggtttcaggtagccggctcaaggttgactcagccttccatccttccgaggtcggtcaaatgagtacccagcttgctgggggtaaagggaagatgactggggaaggcaacggcaaaccaccccacaaacaaagtctgcctagaaaacgtcgggatgtgacgtctccccatgggtcaggaatgacccggtgcttgcacaggggacctttacctttacccttttaaatGTGAATActcaaagaaaaagagagaggatgATTCCACTCGCCTGAGCAGTTCTAGTTCTGTCCTCAGCTCTGCCACGCAACTGTGCTGTGCATCTTCAGCTCGGAGAATGCTGTACCCACAGCCATTGGGGCATTCTCGGCTCCGGTATTCACACTCTGCCAAGTGGCCATCTAAATTGCGCCGTTCAACCTGAACTGGGCAGCCTGAAAAGAAAGCAGTAGATTAGAGGGCAAGCAGCAAGAAATTTtcagtgccatcctcagcagagCTATGCCCAATGCCACCAAAGGGCTTAGGTGGTAACTCCCATTTAGGATTGTTCTTCCATATCAGAGCCAGAATTGTTTCAACATCCCGTGAAATTACAAGTAAATGTCAGATGTTAACAAGCAAATGGCTTCCTGTGGTTTGTATGTTATCCAGGTATGCAGGTGCCAGACTAGATGGTACTCTGGAGGTCCTAAATTAGTATTTCCCATTTTAAAACATGCTCAGAGCAACCACGTGGAGCTGATAATTTGATCCAGGGAAGCAGCAATGATGCGAGATGGAAAAATATTGTTTATAGAAATGTTTCCGTTTCTAAAAATGCATTGTGTCATTAAACTGATTGGACGTGTAATGAATGGATACCAATCCAACTGGGAAACTAAGTTATATGCTAAAGTGGATTAGTGGACAACCGTGGTATATCAAGTACAGTTCTCTAGGTGTGGTAGTTTTCAGCGCCTaaatttttgttcttaaaacttAAAAAATGGAAAGGTAGTGCATGCTACTGATCCGTCATTTCTTAAACGTTATCAAAAGTGAGAGGAACAATAAGAAAAGACCTTTTCAATTGTGGCACCCTGATTATGGAACACCCTCCACTCATCAGTTTCCCTAGCACCAAGTTCCCTAAGCTTTTAGTGAAGACTcggggagcaatcctaagtaggtatACTTGGGACTAAGTTTCAtgttattcagtgaggcttactcccaggacgtGACtgcccttaggactgcagccttattaAGCATTTGAATTGGTACAAATGTGCTAATCTGAAGGTTATATTACCAGTTTATTtttaacataatttttaaaaacgtaCATGGGATCTTGTgacttgtaagctgcctcaagagCCTGTATTGGCTGAGGTATGCAGGctatacattttcaaaatataagCACCCCCTCCTCTGGCACTACTTTCTCAAAAAATTAACAGCTATATTTAGCTGCTGTGAAgtaaaaatgtaaagaaaaaaCTTGGGAGATGTTGATCCTGGATCTCTTGCACCATGACTATTTTAGCCCTAGGTTAGTGTTTTCTGTGGCTGGACAGGTACAAGAACTCCCACTGGCACACAGTAATGGAACATTAGCTCTTCAAACATTGGTGCCAGTCCTTCATAAAAGCCCAAATGTTCCAACTAATCCTAGCAAAATGCAGAGGGGAGTTCACAGAGAAATGCCAGTCAGTAACAGCCACCAACTATGGAGCCTTCTTGATCTATATTCTATAttcttttcaaaagaaaattgGGATTCGCCATTAGTGTCCAGTTTGCAAGGTAAAAAGGCCTTTCTCAAACATCTCTGCCTACCAGCATTAGAGCAGGGGATCTGGCTGTATTTACACTCGCGTTCATGTCTGTCGATGGATTCCAGCGAACACACCATTTCACAGCCACACTCTTTGTTTCTGCAGTGAAGCTGGAGTCGATTAAGATCATTCTTCATGTACCTGGATACAGAAGTTAATTCTTTTCATCCTTACAATACTGTAAAATTGTTTGTATTCATAAGGTACAATTTGTTCCACAAGttgcaaaggaaatattctttatttaataaataatacattCTCACAACCAAATCCGTTTTACATACCAATTTCATATCATCAATAGTAGCATGCCAAAAAAAATACATATGGGCAGATTTCATCTTGAAATTCCAGTATATTAGAAATATAGACCAGCATTCAAATACTCCAAAATTTGATTCGGCTTTGCACCTAATATGTGAAACATGATCATTAAAACCATTTTCCAAATCTTATTCACCATTCTTTTTGGTGCATTTTCATTTTTCCAATTTGTTGCTATACTAATTTTGCCACAGTCAGTAGATTCATAACTATTTCTAAATCTACATTAAGTACTTCAGCTTAAAATAACAATATTATTACTACAGTTCGTTGGTAATCTGCAACTTTTAACTTCAAATACTTGTTCCAAAAGATCAACATAAAAAATGTGAATTTTCTGACATGCCTAAAAAAGATATGTTTAAAATCTGCTCTATTAGCATGGCAAAGCCAACATTTATCATCATCCGTTCTATAAATTAAATTTATTCTGTATGGCATCAAATAACCCTTAGCATTGaattttaataaaatttaattttaaatcaatAGAGATTTATTTGGAAGGGATGCCATTCCATATCAATTTCCAATCAGAACATGAGATATTTTGACTAAAATCCTTTTCCGGCTTTTTCCAAAATGTAGGGACTGAGTAATCTAGTTCTGCCAATACATAAATGGAAACACTCAACAATATGGTTGAGGTTGAGGCAGTGATGGTTACATCTTGGCTTGCCTCCCTACCCCTACCCATATTCCCAGTCGCTCAGTTATTTCATGGTACATTTTTGtctctgccttccctcctcttacTCTCCCCCCTCGACTGGTTATCACCGTCATTTTTACTTAATGTTAAGGACATcgactggatttttaaaattaata
Coding sequences:
- the LOC130482029 gene encoding RING finger protein 151-like; protein product: MGYDIERFVGYVNEGLLCCVCRDVLEDPLQAPCEHAFCASCIQGWLVLYRNCPEDRQPLDLSDLRPLYRYMKNDLNRLQLHCRNKECGCEMVCSLESIDRHERECKYSQIPCSNAGCPVQVERRNLDGHLAECEYRSRECPNGCGYSILRAEDAQHSCVAELRTELELLRSEMVCRMEEAKHEMESRLDSQRRHMVQKESLLQNEIEELKSQMSRMMSDVHTLMATERQHRQELEQAELEKQELLALVKDLQKDCRLTREGNKKGTNLRPLTRLESMKRKPREVTVI